The following coding sequences are from one Candidatus Methylomirabilota bacterium window:
- a CDS encoding phenylacetate--CoA ligase, protein MFQPELEAMERERLDRLVLERMRATLARVNTNPAYAGRLGGAEPGNLGRIDDWRRLPFLTKDELRDAYPFGLAGGGSYRRIQMSSGTTGNPILNPYTPGDIAQWSEVMARCYVAAGVGSDDVIQITPSFGLFTGGFGFHYGAERLGAMVIPVGAGRTLLQLKLMRDLKTTVLVAIATYSLRLIEVAREERFDLGALALRVGIFGAEMWSDELRARIERELGIRTFDIIGMTETGGPGLGIDCEARAGIHVWEDHYHVEIIDPTTGAVVPDGQDGELVVSTLTREGLPLVRYRTRDLTRVVSRERCACGRTALRLDRLRGRTDDMVIFKGVNFYPRQIEQVLLRQPGLGPEYQITLDGDGGGERLTIHVETEPGCDGAVATRVKRELHDLLGLGPEVRLCRFGEIERPPGKAVRVVDRRKYGSAS, encoded by the coding sequence ATGTTCCAGCCCGAGCTGGAGGCGATGGAGCGCGAGCGGCTCGACCGCCTCGTGCTGGAGCGGATGCGGGCGACGCTGGCCCGCGTCAACACCAACCCCGCCTACGCCGGGCGGCTCGGCGGCGCCGAGCCCGGCAACCTCGGGCGGATCGACGACTGGCGGCGCCTGCCGTTCCTCACCAAGGACGAGCTACGCGACGCCTATCCCTTCGGCCTGGCCGGCGGCGGCTCCTACCGGCGCATCCAGATGTCGAGCGGGACGACGGGCAATCCGATCCTCAATCCGTACACGCCCGGGGACATCGCGCAGTGGAGCGAGGTGATGGCGCGGTGCTACGTCGCCGCCGGCGTCGGCTCCGACGACGTGATCCAGATCACGCCCTCCTTCGGGCTCTTCACCGGGGGCTTCGGCTTCCATTACGGCGCCGAGCGCCTGGGCGCCATGGTGATCCCGGTCGGCGCCGGCCGCACGCTGCTCCAGCTCAAGCTGATGCGGGATCTCAAGACAACGGTGCTGGTGGCGATCGCGACGTACTCCCTGCGCCTCATCGAGGTCGCGCGGGAGGAGAGGTTCGATCTCGGCGCCCTCGCCCTGCGCGTGGGCATCTTCGGGGCCGAGATGTGGTCCGACGAGCTGCGCGCGCGGATCGAGCGGGAGCTCGGTATCCGCACCTTCGACATCATCGGCATGACGGAGACGGGCGGCCCCGGGCTGGGCATCGACTGCGAGGCGCGGGCCGGCATCCACGTGTGGGAGGACCACTATCACGTGGAGATCATCGACCCGACGACCGGCGCCGTCGTCCCCGACGGCCAGGACGGCGAGCTGGTCGTCTCCACGCTGACGCGTGAGGGACTGCCCCTGGTGCGCTATCGCACGCGCGACCTCACGCGCGTCGTGTCGCGCGAGCGCTGCGCCTGCGGGCGCACCGCGCTCCGGCTGGACCGCCTGCGAGGCCGCACCGACGACATGGTCATCTTCAAGGGCGTGAACTTCTATCCGCGCCAGATCGAGCAGGTGCTCCTGCGCCAGCCGGGGCTCGGCCCCGAGTACCAGATCACGCTCGACGGTGACGGCGGGGGCGAGCGGCTGACCATCCACGTCGAGACCGAGCCGGGGTGCGACGGCGCCGTCGCCACGCGCGTGAAGCGCG
- a CDS encoding IS1 family transposase: MNRLPLERRAQIIGLLAEGSSLRAASRLADVSINTVTKLLLDVGAACEQYQDRTLRNLKCRRIQCDEIWAFVYAKAKNLPEKYAGAFGYGDVWTWTAIDADSKLVPSWAVGRRDGFTAEGFIRDLADRLSARVQLTTDGNKVYLEAVEGAFGSEVDYAMLIKMYEGDSGRERSSEARYSPPSCLGTRMVCITGRPDEQHISTSFAERQNLTMRMGMRRFTRLTNAFSKKVDNHKAAVALHFMHYNFARVHKTLRVTPAMEAGVSDHIWSLDEIARLAG; encoded by the coding sequence ATGAATAGGCTCCCCCTAGAGCGCCGCGCCCAAATCATCGGCCTGCTGGCGGAAGGCAGCAGCCTCCGCGCCGCCAGCCGCCTGGCGGATGTATCTATCAACACCGTGACCAAGCTCCTGCTGGATGTAGGCGCCGCCTGCGAGCAGTACCAAGACCGGACCCTGCGGAACCTCAAGTGTCGGCGGATTCAGTGCGATGAGATTTGGGCGTTCGTGTACGCCAAGGCGAAGAACCTGCCCGAGAAGTACGCGGGGGCCTTCGGCTACGGCGACGTGTGGACCTGGACGGCAATCGACGCGGACAGCAAGCTCGTCCCTTCATGGGCGGTCGGACGACGCGATGGCTTCACGGCCGAGGGATTCATCCGTGACCTGGCTGACCGCCTCTCTGCCCGGGTCCAACTCACCACGGACGGCAATAAGGTGTACTTGGAGGCTGTCGAGGGTGCGTTCGGCAGCGAGGTCGACTACGCCATGCTCATCAAGATGTACGAGGGTGATTCGGGCCGGGAGCGCTCGTCAGAAGCCCGCTACAGCCCGCCTAGCTGCCTGGGGACGCGGATGGTGTGCATTACCGGCCGACCCGACGAACAGCACATCAGCACGTCGTTCGCTGAGCGCCAAAACCTCACGATGCGAATGGGGATGCGGCGCTTCACCCGGCTGACCAATGCTTTCAGCAAGAAAGTGGACAACCACAAGGCAGCCGTGGCCCTCCATTTCATGCACTACAACTTCGCCAGGGTCCACAAGACGCTCCGGGTGACGCCCGCGATGGAGGCTGGGGTGTCCGATCACATCTGGTCGCTGGACGAAATCGCCCGGCTGGCCGGCTAA
- a CDS encoding cobalamin B12-binding domain-containing protein, which translates to MRILIAKPGLDGHDRGAKVVAQALRDAGVEVVYTGLKRTPEEIVAEAIQEDADVVGLSILSGAHLLLTRRVLDGLRAAGADDIQVVVGGTIPPRDVEPLKALGATAVFPMGTPLTDIVAAFKSRSEVTR; encoded by the coding sequence ATGAGAATCCTGATCGCCAAGCCGGGCCTCGACGGCCACGACCGCGGCGCGAAGGTCGTGGCGCAGGCGCTTCGGGACGCCGGCGTGGAAGTCGTCTACACCGGGCTCAAGCGGACGCCGGAGGAGATCGTCGCGGAGGCGATCCAGGAGGACGCCGACGTCGTGGGGCTCTCGATCCTCTCGGGCGCGCACCTGCTGCTGACCCGGCGGGTGCTCGACGGGCTGCGCGCCGCGGGCGCCGATGATATCCAGGTCGTGGTCGGGGGCACGATCCCGCCCCGCGACGTCGAACCGCTGAAAGCGCTCGGCGCCACCGCCGTCTTTCCGATGGGCACACCGTTGACGGACATCGTCGCCGCGTTCAAGTCGCGGAGTGAGGTGACGCGATGA
- a CDS encoding PQQ-dependent sugar dehydrogenase, producing the protein MNAFVALAAALALVLSVAPGAAQPRLTVVAAGLEVPWALAFAPDGRLFVSERPGRIRVVKNGRLESAPAATLPAAAQGEGGLMGLALDPAFAQTGRLYACYTTEKRGRLVNRVVTLIPRDGPTPDERVLVDDIPGAGIHDGCRVKFGPDGKLYVTTGDAGQSRLAQRRDSLAGKILRLNPDGSAPADNPFPGSPIYSLGHRNPQGLAWDRGGRLFAAEHGPSGVPWGHDELNLIRPGRNYGWPEVYGRGDDPRFVEPILESGSDTWAPSGIAILGDHLYMTALRGRRLLRVRLTADGAVGGVENLLERAYGRLRDVVVGPDGALYVATSNRDGRGSPAPDDDRILKVVP; encoded by the coding sequence GTGAACGCTTTCGTCGCGCTCGCGGCCGCCCTCGCGCTTGTCCTCTCGGTGGCGCCGGGCGCGGCCCAGCCGCGCCTGACGGTGGTCGCGGCCGGGCTGGAGGTGCCGTGGGCGCTGGCGTTCGCCCCCGACGGCCGGCTGTTCGTGAGCGAGCGCCCGGGGCGGATCCGCGTGGTGAAGAACGGCCGCCTCGAGTCAGCGCCGGCCGCCACGCTGCCGGCGGCCGCGCAGGGCGAGGGCGGACTCATGGGTCTCGCGCTCGATCCCGCCTTCGCCCAGACCGGACGCCTCTACGCCTGTTACACCACCGAGAAGCGGGGCCGCCTCGTCAACCGCGTGGTGACGCTTATCCCGCGCGACGGCCCCACCCCGGACGAGCGCGTCCTGGTCGACGACATCCCGGGCGCCGGGATCCACGACGGCTGTCGGGTGAAGTTCGGCCCCGACGGCAAGCTCTACGTGACCACCGGCGACGCCGGCCAGTCGCGGCTGGCCCAGCGGCGCGATTCGCTCGCCGGCAAGATTCTACGATTGAACCCCGACGGCAGCGCGCCCGCCGATAACCCGTTCCCCGGCTCGCCGATCTACTCCCTCGGTCACCGGAACCCGCAGGGGCTGGCCTGGGACCGCGGCGGCCGGCTCTTCGCCGCCGAGCACGGACCGTCCGGAGTTCCGTGGGGGCACGACGAGCTGAACCTGATCCGCCCCGGACGGAATTACGGCTGGCCGGAGGTCTACGGCCGCGGGGACGATCCGCGCTTCGTGGAGCCCATCCTCGAATCGGGCAGCGACACCTGGGCCCCGTCGGGGATCGCGATCCTCGGCGACCATCTCTACATGACGGCGCTCCGGGGGCGGCGCCTGCTGCGCGTGCGGCTGACGGCGGACGGCGCCGTGGGAGGCGTGGAGAACCTGCTCGAGCGCGCCTACGGGCGCCTGCGCGACGTCGTGGTCGGGCCCGACGGCGCGCTCTACGTGGCGACCAGCAATCGCGACGGCCGCGGTTCGCCCGCGCCCGACGACGACCGCATCCTGAAAGTGGTGCCGTGA
- a CDS encoding NAD/NADP octopine/nopaline dehydrogenase family protein — protein MKIAVLGGGHGAYATAADLALAGHAVSLWRRSESDLAAVRAAGGITLVAEGRQGKGSLALLTGNIAEAVAGTEVIIAPLPATSHEDLAQRLAPHLDERQIVLLTPGTLGAYVLAREIARAGGRLPYAIAETGTLPYLARKTGPTAVKAPVRAVNLPTGVLPASRASTALAKIAELFPSVRPCLDALDAALTNAGPVLHPPLVLLNAGTIERGRFDIHAAGTTPSARRLIDAVDAERVAARKGWGYPAPHYEQVTYYDEARAAEGLYGAGARAKLTASGLWNETLTFDHRYVTEDVALGLSLFESAARTVSVESPATTGLRLTFVALLGPPPAGRSRALEHLGLGDLLLREIRALLHHGWLSPLWSRAIK, from the coding sequence ATGAAGATTGCGGTGCTCGGGGGCGGTCACGGCGCCTACGCGACGGCGGCGGACCTCGCGCTGGCCGGCCACGCCGTGAGCCTCTGGCGGCGCTCGGAGAGCGACCTGGCGGCGGTGCGCGCAGCCGGCGGCATCACGCTGGTCGCCGAGGGCCGGCAGGGCAAGGGCTCGCTGGCGCTCCTCACGGGGAACATCGCCGAGGCCGTCGCCGGCACCGAGGTGATCATCGCGCCCTTGCCCGCCACCAGCCACGAGGACCTCGCCCAGCGCCTGGCGCCGCATCTGGACGAGCGCCAGATCGTGCTCCTCACACCCGGCACGCTCGGCGCCTACGTGCTGGCGCGGGAGATCGCGCGTGCCGGCGGCCGCCTGCCGTACGCGATCGCCGAGACCGGCACCCTGCCCTACCTCGCGCGCAAGACCGGCCCCACCGCGGTGAAGGCGCCCGTCCGCGCCGTCAATCTCCCGACCGGCGTGCTTCCCGCCTCGCGAGCTTCGACGGCGCTGGCGAAGATCGCCGAGCTCTTTCCCTCCGTGCGCCCGTGCCTCGACGCGCTGGACGCGGCACTCACCAACGCCGGGCCCGTCCTCCACCCGCCGCTCGTCCTCCTCAACGCCGGCACGATCGAACGGGGACGCTTCGACATCCACGCCGCCGGCACCACGCCCAGCGCGCGGCGTCTCATCGACGCTGTCGACGCCGAGCGCGTGGCCGCGCGAAAAGGGTGGGGCTATCCGGCCCCGCACTACGAGCAGGTGACCTACTACGACGAGGCGCGCGCCGCCGAGGGGCTGTACGGCGCCGGGGCCAGGGCCAAGCTCACGGCCAGCGGGCTCTGGAACGAGACCCTGACCTTCGACCACCGCTACGTGACCGAGGACGTCGCGCTGGGCCTGTCCCTCTTCGAGTCCGCCGCCCGGACCGTGAGCGTGGAGTCGCCGGCAACCACCGGGCTCCGGCTGACCTTCGTTGCGCTGCTGGGACCCCCGCCCGCCGGCCGCAGCCGCGCGCTCGAGCACCTCGGCCTGGGCGACCTGCTGCTCCGCGAGATCCGCGCCCTCCTCCACCACGGCTGGCTGTCGCCCCTGTGGAGTCGCGCGATCAAGTGA
- a CDS encoding DUF3467 domain-containing protein has protein sequence MAKKGSADKADVDSGADAIVRANVKRTIVFAPNFISLYTNDTQVQVSPWDVRLIFGEISEPPTSERPEVVIKATGEVRMSPQHAKRILQILADTLATYERSVGPIPLPVD, from the coding sequence ATGGCAAAGAAGGGCTCGGCCGACAAAGCGGATGTGGATAGCGGCGCCGACGCCATTGTCCGCGCAAACGTCAAGCGCACAATTGTCTTCGCGCCTAATTTCATCTCGCTTTATACCAACGACACTCAAGTGCAGGTCTCGCCCTGGGACGTCAGGCTTATCTTCGGAGAAATATCTGAGCCACCAACTTCAGAGCGTCCTGAGGTCGTCATTAAGGCTACCGGCGAGGTCCGCATGTCACCGCAGCATGCCAAGCGTATCCTTCAGATCCTGGCCGACACCCTAGCGACGTATGAGCGGAGCGTAGGGCCAATACCCCTGCCGGTAGATTAG
- a CDS encoding CoA transferase — MRLLEGVRVLDLSRMLAGPYGAMLLADMGAEVVKIEEPDGGDPMRVMGPPFLPEGESAYFLSINRNKKSVAIDLTREAGREVFFDLVRAADVVWENFRPGVLERLGCEYPGLAALNPRLVMCSISAYGQGGPYRDWPAFDLALQAMGGGMSLTGEPGGRPVRMGLPMGDLAGGMFGAFAVAAALFRRQATGRGAHVDLSLLDCQASLLTYVAQYFWADGRVPGPQGSGHASVVPYQALATRDGHLIVAIFAEKFWRGFCLAVERPGWEHDPRFATNRARVATRDVLMPLVEAIFASRTTDEWLARLQAEGVPATPILTVDRVLSDPQILQRQMVVKLPHPRHGAIPTLGTPVKVDGRMGLDVAPPPALGEHTDAVLRDLLKYPPERIAGLRGTGVIR; from the coding sequence ATGAGGCTGCTCGAAGGCGTAAGGGTGCTCGACCTCTCCCGCATGCTGGCGGGACCCTACGGCGCGATGCTGCTGGCCGACATGGGCGCCGAGGTCGTCAAGATCGAGGAGCCGGACGGAGGCGACCCCATGCGCGTCATGGGTCCGCCCTTCCTGCCCGAGGGCGAGAGCGCCTACTTCCTTTCCATCAACCGCAACAAGAAGTCGGTGGCGATCGATCTCACGCGCGAAGCCGGCCGCGAGGTCTTCTTCGATCTCGTCCGCGCCGCCGACGTCGTGTGGGAGAACTTCCGGCCCGGCGTGCTGGAGCGTCTGGGCTGCGAGTATCCGGGGCTCGCCGCGCTGAACCCGCGCCTGGTCATGTGCTCGATTTCCGCCTACGGGCAGGGGGGCCCCTACCGCGACTGGCCGGCTTTCGATCTGGCGCTGCAGGCCATGGGAGGAGGGATGAGCCTCACCGGCGAGCCGGGCGGGCGGCCGGTGAGGATGGGGCTGCCCATGGGCGATCTGGCCGGCGGCATGTTCGGCGCGTTCGCCGTGGCGGCGGCGCTCTTCCGGCGCCAGGCGACGGGCCGGGGCGCGCACGTCGATCTCTCGCTGCTGGACTGCCAGGCCTCGCTGCTGACGTACGTCGCCCAGTACTTCTGGGCCGACGGGCGCGTGCCCGGGCCGCAGGGCTCGGGGCACGCCTCCGTCGTGCCCTACCAGGCGCTGGCCACGCGCGATGGGCACCTCATCGTCGCCATCTTCGCCGAGAAGTTCTGGCGCGGCTTCTGTCTGGCCGTCGAGCGGCCCGGGTGGGAGCACGATCCGCGCTTCGCCACCAACCGCGCCCGCGTCGCCACTCGCGACGTCCTCATGCCGCTGGTCGAAGCGATCTTCGCCTCGCGTACCACCGACGAGTGGCTCGCGCGCCTGCAGGCCGAGGGCGTCCCGGCCACTCCGATCCTGACGGTGGACCGCGTGCTCTCCGACCCGCAGATCCTCCAGCGACAGATGGTCGTGAAGCTCCCCCACCCGCGCCACGGCGCCATCCCGACCCTGGGCACGCCCGTCAAGGTGGACGGGAGGATGGGGCTCGACGTCGCGCCGCCGCCGGCGCTCGGCGAGCACACCGACGCCGTGCTTCGAGACCTTCTCAAGTACCCGCCCGAGCGGATCGCCGGGCTTCGCGGGACCGGGGTCATCAGATGA
- a CDS encoding methylmalonyl-CoA mutase family protein produces MKDLKLNAGIPVKPSYGPEDLAGRDAGADIGRPGEYPFTRGIHRAMYRERLWTMRQYIGFGTPADTNARFKHLMAHGQDALNVAFDLPTQLGLDSDHPRAEGEVGMVGMAADSLADMEEAFAGIPLDRVSVSLTINGMAAPITAMYYAVAEKQGAAADRVVTTPQNDILKEFIARGTWVYPVDPSLRLVADLIEFSARHYPRSNPVSVCGYHIREAGCTTGQEMAYGLAMAAAYVELMLARGMDVDDFAPRISFNFTSWGQIFEEVAKFRAGRRLYARMMRERFGARNPKSWMFRSLIGGGGSAFTVQEPENNIVRGAYIALAAALAGAQTMALPTYDEAYTIPSAKAQLIALRTMQICAEESGAADTVDPLAGSYFLEAITNQMEEKILEELAHVERMGGIVEAVKTGAIQAEVARQAYLFEQKLASGEIKKVGVNCHVGDRPPEADRGVELYTFDPRVAQAQIAKLQRLRHDRDHGAVAAALGRLTDEARGAANLMNPITEAVKSYATLGEIAGAMKTVFGEHKEPVKF; encoded by the coding sequence ATGAAGGACCTCAAGCTCAACGCCGGGATCCCGGTCAAGCCGAGCTACGGCCCCGAAGACCTCGCCGGACGCGACGCGGGAGCCGACATCGGGCGGCCCGGCGAGTATCCGTTCACGCGCGGCATCCATCGCGCGATGTATCGCGAGCGGCTGTGGACCATGCGGCAGTACATCGGCTTCGGGACGCCGGCGGACACGAACGCCCGCTTCAAACACCTGATGGCGCACGGCCAGGACGCGCTCAACGTCGCCTTCGACCTGCCGACGCAGCTCGGCCTCGACTCCGACCACCCGCGGGCCGAGGGCGAGGTGGGCATGGTCGGCATGGCCGCCGACTCGCTGGCCGACATGGAAGAAGCCTTCGCCGGCATCCCGCTCGACCGCGTCAGCGTCTCGCTCACCATCAACGGGATGGCCGCGCCCATCACCGCCATGTACTACGCCGTGGCCGAGAAGCAGGGGGCGGCGGCCGACCGCGTGGTGACCACGCCGCAGAACGACATCCTCAAGGAGTTCATCGCCCGCGGCACCTGGGTCTACCCCGTCGATCCCTCGCTCCGGCTCGTCGCCGACCTGATCGAGTTCTCGGCCCGGCATTACCCGCGCTCCAATCCCGTCTCGGTCTGTGGCTATCACATCCGGGAAGCCGGCTGCACCACCGGCCAGGAGATGGCCTACGGCCTGGCCATGGCCGCGGCCTACGTCGAGCTGATGCTCGCGCGCGGGATGGACGTGGACGACTTCGCGCCGCGCATCTCCTTCAACTTCACCTCCTGGGGGCAGATCTTCGAGGAGGTGGCGAAGTTCCGCGCCGGCCGCCGCCTCTATGCCCGGATGATGCGCGAGCGCTTCGGCGCCCGGAACCCCAAGTCGTGGATGTTCCGCAGCCTCATCGGCGGCGGCGGCTCGGCCTTCACCGTCCAGGAGCCGGAGAACAACATCGTCCGCGGCGCCTACATCGCGCTGGCCGCCGCGCTCGCCGGCGCCCAGACGATGGCGCTGCCCACCTACGACGAGGCCTACACCATCCCCTCGGCCAAGGCCCAGCTCATCGCGCTCCGGACCATGCAGATCTGCGCCGAGGAATCGGGCGCGGCCGACACGGTGGATCCGCTGGCCGGCTCTTACTTCCTGGAGGCGATCACCAACCAGATGGAGGAGAAGATCCTGGAGGAGCTGGCGCACGTCGAGCGCATGGGCGGCATCGTGGAGGCCGTGAAGACGGGCGCGATCCAGGCCGAGGTGGCCCGGCAGGCCTATCTCTTCGAGCAGAAGCTCGCCTCCGGCGAGATCAAGAAGGTCGGCGTCAACTGCCACGTCGGCGACCGGCCCCCCGAGGCCGACCGGGGCGTGGAGCTCTACACGTTCGACCCCAGGGTCGCCCAGGCCCAGATCGCCAAGCTCCAGCGCCTGCGCCACGACCGCGACCACGGCGCGGTGGCGGCCGCGCTGGGCCGGCTCACCGACGAGGCGCGTGGCGCGGCGAACCTCATGAACCCCATCACGGAGGCGGTGAAATCGTACGCAACGTTGGGCGAGATCGCCGGCGCGATGAAGACCGTCTTCGGCGAACACAAGGAGCCCGTGAAGTTCTGA
- a CDS encoding xanthine dehydrogenase family protein molybdopterin-binding subunit, translating into MSGFSIIGKGVPKRDGVEKVTGRTRYLHDLELPRLAHGKILRARYPHARIVRIDTTRACALPGVLAVVTGDDVEQHPFGFAKDHPALKRGKVRCIRDEIAAVAAETAVIAEEALALIDVAYEELAGVFDPREALRPGAPLVHEELGTNLTSLRYQFGHGDVDRAFAEAAAVVEGEYRLNFVTPACLGTMVAIADWDPQGRLTMWTTTQVPFLYQRDLAAALGITGDRVRVLQPPVGGNFGRGLDLYPIDVIAALLARHTRRPVKIEFDRVEEFLACPTREACAIRLRTAAAADGRLLARDAHVTIDNGAYVSWGSTTPYVMLATVAGLYRCPNVRFDTTIVYTNNPYSGSMRGYGNLESTFAVESQMDDLADRLGLDPLELRRRNAVKSGDVSPQGFVITSCAMAECLAAAEEIAKNPPPLRPGWKRGVGYAAMFHVGGGARIYRSDGCGAIVKLDDFGKVLLLTGASEIGQGSETVLAMIVAETLGIPLDRVEVVNSDTAVKPWDVGVHASRTTFIAGNAARLAAEKLRAELLAIAAGPLEEPADRLDIREGWVFVRSEPGRRLPYERVVRAGHLREGGQTLVAEAFYDPPTEMLGKDLRGNVSATYGFAAQAVLLDVDEATGKIEVRKVVSAHDVGRALNPLAAEGQIHGGIHMGLGYALSERLVVREGQVLTATFMDYAILRSDDMPELVVRLIESVDAEGPFGAKGLGESGAIPVSAAVANAVKDAIGVRFTELPIAPAVVRNALAWRARERRA; encoded by the coding sequence GTGAGCGGGTTCAGCATCATCGGTAAGGGTGTTCCCAAGCGCGACGGCGTCGAGAAGGTGACCGGGCGCACCCGTTACCTCCACGACCTGGAGCTGCCGCGCCTGGCGCACGGCAAGATCCTGCGCGCGAGGTATCCGCACGCGCGCATCGTCAGGATCGACACCACCCGGGCCTGCGCGCTGCCCGGCGTCCTCGCCGTCGTGACCGGCGACGACGTGGAGCAGCACCCGTTCGGGTTCGCCAAGGATCACCCCGCGCTCAAGCGGGGCAAGGTGCGCTGCATCCGGGACGAGATCGCCGCCGTCGCCGCCGAGACCGCTGTCATCGCCGAGGAGGCGCTGGCGCTGATCGACGTCGCGTACGAGGAGCTCGCCGGCGTCTTCGATCCCCGGGAGGCGCTGCGCCCGGGCGCGCCGCTCGTCCACGAGGAGCTGGGGACGAACCTCACGTCGCTCCGCTATCAGTTCGGGCACGGCGACGTCGACCGGGCCTTCGCCGAGGCCGCCGCCGTGGTCGAGGGGGAATACCGGCTGAACTTCGTCACGCCCGCCTGCCTGGGCACGATGGTCGCGATCGCCGACTGGGACCCGCAGGGGCGGCTCACCATGTGGACCACCACGCAGGTGCCGTTTCTCTACCAGCGTGACCTGGCGGCCGCGCTCGGCATCACCGGTGACCGGGTGCGCGTCCTCCAGCCGCCGGTCGGCGGCAACTTCGGACGCGGTCTCGATCTCTATCCGATCGACGTCATCGCGGCGCTGCTGGCCCGCCACACACGGCGGCCGGTAAAGATCGAGTTTGACCGCGTGGAGGAGTTCCTCGCGTGCCCCACGCGCGAGGCCTGCGCGATCCGCCTGCGGACGGCGGCGGCGGCCGATGGCCGGCTCCTGGCCCGCGACGCGCACGTGACCATCGACAACGGCGCCTACGTCTCCTGGGGCTCGACGACGCCCTACGTGATGCTGGCGACGGTGGCCGGGCTCTATCGGTGCCCGAACGTCCGCTTCGACACGACGATCGTCTACACCAACAACCCCTACTCGGGCTCGATGCGCGGCTACGGCAACCTCGAGTCCACCTTCGCCGTCGAGTCCCAGATGGACGACCTCGCCGACCGCCTGGGTCTCGATCCCCTGGAGCTCCGGCGGCGCAACGCGGTGAAGTCGGGCGACGTCAGCCCCCAGGGGTTCGTGATCACGTCGTGCGCGATGGCCGAGTGCCTCGCCGCCGCCGAGGAGATCGCCAAAAATCCGCCCCCGCTCCGCCCGGGATGGAAGCGGGGCGTGGGGTACGCCGCGATGTTCCACGTCGGCGGCGGGGCCCGGATCTACCGCTCGGACGGATGTGGGGCTATCGTGAAGCTCGATGACTTCGGCAAGGTCTTGCTGCTCACCGGCGCCAGCGAGATCGGGCAGGGCTCGGAGACGGTGCTGGCGATGATCGTGGCCGAGACGCTGGGGATCCCGCTCGACCGAGTCGAGGTGGTGAACTCCGACACGGCCGTGAAGCCCTGGGACGTCGGCGTTCACGCAAGCCGGACGACGTTCATCGCCGGCAACGCGGCGCGGCTCGCCGCCGAGAAGCTGCGGGCGGAGCTCCTGGCCATCGCCGCCGGGCCGCTCGAGGAGCCCGCCGACCGGCTGGACATCAGGGAGGGCTGGGTGTTCGTCAGGAGCGAGCCCGGGCGCCGCCTGCCGTACGAGCGGGTGGTGCGTGCCGGCCACCTGCGCGAGGGCGGACAGACGCTGGTGGCCGAGGCGTTCTACGACCCGCCGACCGAGATGCTGGGCAAGGACCTGCGGGGCAACGTGTCGGCGACCTACGGCTTCGCCGCCCAGGCCGTGCTCCTCGACGTCGACGAGGCGACGGGCAAGATCGAGGTGCGGAAGGTGGTCTCGGCCCACGACGTCGGTCGCGCGCTCAACCCGCTCGCCGCCGAGGGGCAGATCCACGGCGGCATCCACATGGGGCTCGGCTACGCGCTCAGCGAGAGGCTCGTCGTCCGGGAGGGCCAGGTGCTGACTGCGACCTTCATGGACTACGCGATCCTCCGCTCTGACGACATGCCGGAGCTGGTCGTCCGGCTCATCGAGAGCGTGGACGCCGAGGGCCCGTTCGGCGCCAAGGGGCTCGGCGAGTCCGGCGCCATCCCGGTGTCCGCCGCCGTCGCCAACGCCGTGAAGGACGCCATCGGCGTGCGCTTCACCGAGCTGCCGATCGCGCCGGCCGTCGTGCGAAACGCGCTCGCGTGGCGCGCGCGGGAGCGGCGAGCGTGA